From a single Mycosarcoma maydis chromosome 2, whole genome shotgun sequence genomic region:
- a CDS encoding putative acetyl-CoA C-acyltransferase → MAQRITQLASHLDPRSWSGKGLHAHMVKNDSDVVIVAAGRTPFTKAYKGSMKDSKFDLLCYEFFKSLIASSAIDPALIQDIVVGNVHNDEAPYYVRAAALAAGIPNTTPAIVVNRFCSSGLMAIRTIANGIQAGEIECGLACGIEHMSTQPKRPTVISEELSRVSQEADDCKMPMGWTSENVAKDFNISRAKMDEYAARSHLRAIQAQSQGKFDAEIFPISVPTVGKDGAKQTTVVSADEGPRAGTTAESLGKIKSAFPQWAPSNTTGGNASQITDGAAGVILMRRSLANKLGLKVLGKYVSCAVTGLEPRIMGIGPSSAIPALLAQTGVKQDEVDLFEINEAFASMYVYCVEKLGLDPEKVNVNGGACALGHPLGATGARLVVTALKELERRQQKVAVVSMCIGLGMGAAGLILRED, encoded by the coding sequence ATGGCTCAGCGAATCACTCAGCTTGCTTCGCATCTCGACCCACGCTCGTGGTCAGGCAAGGGTCTGCACGCTCACATGGTCAAGAACGACTCGGACGTTGTCATTGTCGCCGCCGGACGTACGCCCTTCACCAAAGCCTACAAGGGATCCATGAAGGACTCGAAGTTCGACCTTCTTTGCTACGAGTTCTTCAAATCGCTCATTGCTTCGTCCGCCATCGACCCGGCTCTCATTCAAGACATCGTGGTTGGAAATGTGCACAACGACGAGGCGCCCTACTACGTGCGTGCTGCCGCTCTCGCTGCCGGGATTCCCAACACGACGCCGGCGATTGTGGTCAACCGATTCTGCTCTTCTGGTCTCATGGCGATCCGCACTATCGCCAACGGTATCCAGGCTGGTGAGATCGAGTGTGGTCTGGCGTGTGGTATCGAACACATGTCGACACAGCCCAAGCGACCCACGGTCATCTCAGAGGAACTGAGCAGGGTCAGCCAGGAGGCAGACGACTGTAAGATGCCCATGGGCTGGACCTCGGAGAATGTCGCCAAAGACTTTAACATTTCGCGCGCAAAGATGGACGAGTATGCGGCGCGTTCTCACCTGCGTGCGATTCAGGCGCAGTCGCAGGGCAAATTTGATGCCGAGATCTTCCCCATTTCCGTCCCCACTGTTGGCAAGGACGGTGCGAAACAGACGACAGTAGTGAGCGCGGACGAGGGACCGCGTGCCGGAACGACGGCCGAATCACTCGGCAAAATCAAGTCGGCTTTCCCTCAGTGGGCACCGTCCAACACCACCGGGGGTAACGCTTCGCAGATCACcgacggcgctgctggcgtcATCCTCATGCGTCGTTcgctcgccaacaagctcggccTGAAAGTGCTCGGAAAGTACGTCTCGTGTGCTGTTACTGGTctcgaaccacgaatcatgGGAATCGGTCCCAGCTCGGCCATCCCAGCTCTCCTCGCACAGACCGGCGTAAAGCAAGACGAGGTCGATCTGTTCGAGATCAACGAAGCCTTCGCCAGCATGTACGTCTACTGTGTCGAAAAGCTGGGCCTCGACCCCGAAAAGGTCAACGTCAACGGCGGTGCCTGCGCTCTTGGTCACCCTCTCGGTGCTACAGGCGCCAGGTTGGTCGTTACCGCATTGAAGGAGTTGGAGAGGAGACAGCAGAAGGTCGCCGTCGTCTCCATGTGTATTGGACTCGGCATGGGCGCTGCTGGTCTGATTCTCAGGGAGGACTGA